In the genome of Streptomyces racemochromogenes, one region contains:
- a CDS encoding amino acid permease — protein sequence MGGFGNFAISFSVISVLSGCMTLYGFGLGTGGPSVMLWGWAGVGLFVLCVGLALAEVTSAYPTSGALYYMADRLGGRRWGWYTGWLNLLGLLGAIAGIDYGAALFTGAFLNLQFGFVPTPGSTFLIFLAILLLHAVLNLFGVRLVSVLNSISVWWHLAGVAVIVGALAFVPDRHQSVSFVFTEFVNDTGWANPLYVAAIGLLLAQYTFSGYDASAHLSEETSNASVSAAKGIVRAIWASWIAGFALLAGLTFAIQDYAAVQDSATGVPPAQIFLDALGSGGATALLLVVIVAQIFCGNAEVAAASRMVFAFSRDNALPGSALWRKVSGRTQTPVPAVWLSVAAAGVLALPSLWSATAYGAVTAINVIGITPAYAIPIYLRLRAGDRFQPGPWSLGRWGKPVGWVAVGWVALVTVLFCLPQKSPVTIDSMNYAVIALAVVLVLASVWWYAARRSYGTPAAYGTAREQADIAEGIV from the coding sequence ATGGGCGGCTTCGGCAACTTCGCCATCAGCTTCTCGGTCATATCCGTGCTGTCCGGCTGCATGACCCTGTACGGCTTCGGCCTCGGTACCGGCGGCCCGTCCGTGATGCTGTGGGGCTGGGCCGGCGTCGGCCTCTTCGTCCTGTGCGTGGGGCTGGCCCTGGCCGAGGTGACCAGCGCCTACCCGACCTCCGGCGCGCTCTACTACATGGCCGACCGGCTCGGCGGACGCCGCTGGGGCTGGTACACGGGCTGGCTCAACCTGCTCGGCCTGCTCGGCGCCATCGCCGGAATCGACTACGGCGCCGCCCTGTTCACCGGCGCCTTCCTGAACCTCCAGTTCGGCTTCGTGCCCACCCCCGGCTCGACGTTCCTGATCTTCCTGGCCATCCTGCTGCTGCACGCCGTGCTCAACCTGTTCGGCGTCCGGCTCGTCAGCGTGCTCAACTCCATCAGCGTCTGGTGGCACCTGGCCGGCGTAGCCGTGATCGTCGGCGCTCTGGCCTTCGTACCCGACCGCCACCAGTCGGTCTCCTTCGTCTTCACCGAGTTCGTCAACGACACCGGCTGGGCCAACCCGCTCTACGTCGCGGCGATCGGCCTGCTGCTCGCGCAGTACACCTTCTCCGGCTACGACGCCTCGGCGCACCTGTCGGAGGAGACCTCCAACGCCTCCGTCTCCGCGGCCAAGGGGATCGTCCGGGCCATCTGGGCCTCCTGGATCGCCGGGTTCGCGCTGCTCGCCGGGCTCACCTTCGCCATCCAGGACTACGCGGCCGTCCAGGACAGCGCCACCGGAGTGCCGCCCGCGCAGATCTTCCTCGACGCCCTCGGCTCCGGCGGCGCCACCGCCCTGCTGCTCGTCGTGATCGTCGCGCAGATCTTCTGCGGCAACGCCGAGGTCGCCGCGGCGAGCCGGATGGTCTTCGCCTTCAGCCGGGACAACGCCCTGCCCGGCTCCGCCCTGTGGCGCAAGGTGAGCGGCCGCACCCAGACCCCCGTCCCGGCCGTCTGGCTCTCGGTCGCGGCCGCCGGCGTGCTCGCGCTGCCCTCGCTGTGGTCCGCCACCGCCTACGGGGCCGTGACCGCCATCAACGTCATCGGCATCACCCCGGCCTACGCCATCCCGATCTACCTGCGGCTGCGGGCCGGGGACCGGTTCCAGCCCGGGCCGTGGAGCCTCGGCCGCTGGGGCAAGCCGGTCGGCTGGGTCGCCGTCGGGTGGGTGGCCCTGGTCACCGTCCTGTTCTGCCTGCCGCAGAAGTCCCCGGTGACGATCGACTCGATGAACTACGCCGTGATCGCCCTGGCGGTCGTCCTGGTCCTCGCCAGCGTGTGGTGGTACGCCGCCCGGCGCTCGTACGGGACCCCGGCCGCCTACGGCACCGCCCGCGAGCAGGCGGACATCGCGGAGGGCATCGTCTGA
- a CDS encoding NAD(P)/FAD-dependent oxidoreductase: MTEPESAADGHDVVISGASLAGCTAAILLARRGVRVALLERRSDPEAYKVLCTHSMTANAAPVLDELGLLPALEKAGAVRNEARWYTRWGWIHPRSAPAGPALPYGYNVRRSTLDPLIRARAGETPGVDLLLGHQVTGLVTEAGRTVGVRARTPRGEREIRARLVVGADGKDSAVAKLAGVPTRSHENARFGYIAYFRGLTLEGGLGRAWFLEPDMAYAFPNDDGVTVVAVLPDKKRLPAFRDDLEGSFRSFVRGLPEAPDLDSAERIGKIIGTVDYPLLTREPTAPGLALIGDAALTGDPLWGVGCGWALESGSWLAGAVAAAAAGRGDLDRSLAAYARTHRRRLRGHQALAVDYAKARPFNPLERLMFAAAARDEAMARHMHHFGSRLMGPARFMNPAALARAAVVNARYRGTPAPGAAVPGAAAPGGGRR; this comes from the coding sequence ATGACCGAGCCCGAGAGCGCGGCAGACGGCCACGACGTCGTCATCAGCGGAGCCAGCCTCGCCGGATGCACCGCCGCGATCCTGCTCGCGCGGCGCGGTGTCCGCGTCGCACTGCTGGAACGACGCTCGGACCCCGAGGCGTACAAGGTGCTGTGCACCCACTCCATGACCGCCAACGCCGCCCCGGTACTGGACGAACTCGGGCTCCTCCCCGCTCTCGAGAAGGCCGGGGCCGTCCGCAACGAGGCCCGCTGGTACACCCGTTGGGGATGGATCCATCCGCGCTCCGCCCCCGCCGGGCCCGCGCTGCCGTACGGGTACAACGTCCGGCGCAGCACCCTCGACCCGCTGATCAGGGCCCGGGCGGGGGAGACCCCCGGCGTCGACCTGCTCCTGGGCCACCAGGTGACCGGGCTGGTCACCGAAGCCGGGCGGACCGTGGGCGTGCGGGCGAGGACGCCGCGGGGCGAGCGGGAGATCCGGGCCCGGCTCGTGGTCGGCGCCGACGGCAAGGACTCGGCCGTGGCCAAGCTCGCCGGGGTGCCCACCCGGAGCCACGAGAACGCGCGGTTCGGGTACATCGCGTACTTCCGCGGCCTGACGCTGGAAGGGGGGCTGGGCCGCGCCTGGTTCCTGGAGCCCGACATGGCGTACGCGTTCCCCAACGACGACGGGGTGACGGTCGTCGCGGTGCTCCCGGACAAGAAGCGGCTGCCGGCCTTCCGCGACGACCTGGAGGGCAGCTTCCGCTCCTTCGTCCGGGGCCTGCCCGAGGCGCCGGACCTCGACTCCGCCGAGCGGATCGGCAAGATCATCGGGACCGTCGACTACCCGCTCCTCACCCGCGAGCCGACCGCGCCGGGCCTCGCGCTGATCGGCGACGCCGCCCTGACCGGCGACCCCCTGTGGGGCGTGGGGTGCGGCTGGGCGCTGGAGTCCGGGAGCTGGCTGGCCGGGGCGGTCGCCGCGGCCGCCGCGGGCCGGGGCGACCTCGACCGCTCGCTCGCGGCGTACGCCCGTACGCACCGGCGCCGGCTGCGCGGCCACCAGGCGCTGGCCGTCGACTACGCCAAGGCCCGCCCGTTCAACCCCCTGGAGCGGCTGATGTTCGCGGCGGCGGCCCGCGACGAGGCCATGGCGCGCCACATGCACCACTTCGGGTCCCGCCTGATGGGTCCGGCGCGCTTCATGAACCCCGCGGCGCTGGCCAGGGCCGCGGTCGTCAACGCCCGCTACCGCGGGACGCCCGCCCCGGGCGCCGCGGTCCCCGGCGCCGCCGCCCCGGGCGGCGGGCGCCGCTGA
- a CDS encoding MFS transporter, which yields MRRLGTERRRDTDHHPAGDADGGGGLIAQLRRPPGGRDARIMLLGQLVDRTGSGIWAAASVLFFTFVVGLDAGRLGLLLGAGAVAGIAGSPLAGHLADRCPVRPLLIACHLLRLATLGAMLVVTRFEALLVIVALTCLGDRAAKTLEMLFATRVAGERRTTYQALSRSAANAGCAVGAGLAAIGLAVGTRGAYEVLILGNALSFLAAAALVWRTREPRGHGRVVAPVPGDGPPGPKAPAPGPWRDRGYLRFVLLDTAMNLDASLLDVGLPLWLVHHTDAPHAVVPAFLVLNTVLVVALQLPVSAKVRAPRQAAAAVAWYGLFLLGACALLALTPEHGPWTASATLLAAAALVTAAELVRSVSSWELAVSLAPRQARASYLGVAGISSSAQKAVGPPLLTGAVMAAGPPGWLALGAGVTALALLQRRTGLRRLEAVSRAVSSG from the coding sequence ATGCGGCGGCTCGGCACGGAACGGCGACGCGACACGGACCACCACCCGGCCGGAGACGCCGACGGCGGCGGCGGACTGATCGCACAGCTCAGACGGCCGCCCGGCGGCCGCGACGCCCGGATCATGCTGCTCGGCCAGCTCGTCGACCGCACCGGCAGCGGCATCTGGGCCGCCGCCTCGGTGCTCTTCTTCACCTTCGTCGTCGGCCTCGACGCCGGCCGGCTCGGCCTGCTGCTCGGCGCCGGCGCGGTCGCCGGCATCGCCGGCTCACCCCTCGCGGGTCACCTCGCCGACCGGTGCCCCGTACGCCCCCTCCTGATCGCCTGTCACCTGCTGCGCCTGGCGACCCTCGGTGCGATGCTCGTCGTCACCCGCTTCGAAGCGCTCCTGGTGATCGTCGCCCTCACCTGCCTCGGCGACCGCGCCGCCAAGACTCTCGAAATGCTCTTCGCGACCCGGGTGGCGGGCGAACGCCGCACCACCTACCAGGCCCTGTCGCGCAGCGCCGCCAACGCCGGGTGCGCCGTCGGCGCGGGCCTCGCCGCCATCGGCCTCGCCGTGGGCACCCGGGGCGCGTACGAGGTCCTGATCCTCGGGAACGCGCTGTCCTTCCTGGCGGCCGCCGCCCTGGTGTGGCGCACGCGCGAACCCCGCGGCCACGGCCGCGTCGTCGCCCCCGTACCCGGCGACGGCCCGCCCGGGCCGAAGGCCCCGGCCCCCGGACCCTGGCGGGACCGCGGCTACCTCCGCTTCGTCCTCCTCGACACCGCGATGAACCTCGACGCCTCGCTCCTCGACGTCGGGCTCCCGCTGTGGCTGGTCCACCACACCGACGCACCGCACGCCGTCGTCCCCGCCTTCCTCGTGCTCAACACCGTGCTGGTCGTCGCCCTCCAGCTCCCCGTGTCGGCGAAGGTCCGCGCACCCCGCCAGGCGGCGGCCGCCGTCGCCTGGTACGGGCTCTTCCTGCTCGGCGCCTGCGCCCTCCTCGCCCTCACCCCCGAGCACGGACCCTGGACCGCCTCCGCGACGCTGCTGGCCGCGGCCGCCCTGGTCACCGCCGCCGAGCTGGTCCGCTCGGTGTCCTCCTGGGAGCTCGCCGTCTCCCTCGCCCCCCGCCAGGCGCGCGCCTCCTACCTCGGCGTGGCCGGCATCTCCTCCTCCGCGCAGAAGGCCGTCGGCCCGCCACTGCTCACCGGCGCCGTCATGGCCGCGGGCCCGCCCGGCTGGCTCGCACTCGGCGCGGGCGTGACGGCCCTGGCCCTCCTCCAACGCCGCACCGGCCTGCGCCGACTGGAGGCGGTGAGCCGGGCCGTGTCCAGCGGCTGA
- a CDS encoding metal-sensitive transcriptional regulator yields MTAYTALSARPADPARRTDKDDVLKRLRRIEGQVRGLQRMVEGDTYCIDVLTQVSAATKALQSFALTLLEDHLRSCVADAAAEGGDGAREKAEEASRAIARMLRS; encoded by the coding sequence GTGACCGCTTACACCGCACTCTCCGCACGCCCCGCAGACCCCGCCCGCCGTACGGACAAGGACGACGTCCTCAAGCGGCTGCGCCGCATCGAGGGCCAGGTGCGCGGCCTCCAGCGCATGGTGGAGGGGGACACGTACTGCATCGACGTGCTCACCCAGGTCAGCGCCGCCACCAAGGCCCTGCAGTCCTTCGCGCTGACCCTGCTGGAGGACCACCTGCGCTCCTGCGTCGCCGACGCCGCGGCCGAGGGCGGCGACGGGGCGCGCGAGAAGGCCGAGGAGGCCTCCCGGGCCATCGCCCGCATGCTCCGCTCCTGA